A section of the Deinococcus taeanensis genome encodes:
- a CDS encoding alpha-1,6-glucosidase domain-containing protein, translating to MYRALLGNPALKVSPADVSRAFDHYREMLRVRYSSSLFRMETAAQVQQGLTFLNVGPAQQPGVIAMKLSGAVSATNPYRQVLVVFNATGQSVTLNDPALTGLNLSLHPVLAGSTDPVVKGSRASGGSVTVPALTTAVFVSQ from the coding sequence CTGTACCGCGCGCTCCTCGGCAATCCGGCCCTCAAGGTCAGTCCAGCCGATGTGAGCCGGGCCTTCGACCATTACCGCGAGATGCTGCGCGTGCGCTACTCGAGCAGCCTGTTCCGCATGGAGACGGCCGCGCAGGTGCAGCAGGGCCTGACCTTCCTGAATGTCGGCCCGGCGCAGCAGCCCGGCGTGATCGCCATGAAACTCAGCGGCGCCGTGAGCGCCACGAACCCCTACCGGCAGGTGCTGGTGGTGTTCAACGCCACCGGTCAGAGCGTGACGCTGAACGACCCGGCCCTCACGGGCCTGAACCTCAGCCTGCACCCGGTGCTGGCGGGCAGCACCGACCCGGTCGTGAAGGGCAGCCGCGCCAGTGGCGGCAGCGTGACCGTTCCGGCCCTCACCACGGCCGTGTTCGTCAGTCAATAA
- a CDS encoding nucleoside hydrolase: MTPSPLPVILDGDPGLDDAVAWLMALGSPEDLTVLGVTTVHGNVGLELTTRNAGVTLALAGPAGEAVRVYPGADRPLVREALTAAAVHGDSGLPAENLPEPRCPAEPEHAVDFIIRTVRERPGQVTLVPTGPLTNVALALRLAPEIAPLIREIVWMGGSTAQGNRTPAAEFNALADPHAAQVVFGSGVPLRMVGLNVTLQCIASPDRVQALRALGTRAGVVCAELLTFYGGVYRRRYGLNGGALHDPLAVAAAFRPELLEWQGMHVAAELQEGLNLGRTVCDLYGVTGQPANALVAVGVRDPEFFALLLERLARLP; the protein is encoded by the coding sequence ATGACCCCCTCCCCCCTGCCAGTAATTCTTGACGGTGACCCGGGCCTGGACGACGCGGTGGCGTGGCTGATGGCGCTGGGCAGCCCGGAGGACCTGACGGTGCTGGGCGTCACGACTGTGCACGGCAACGTGGGCCTGGAGCTCACCACGCGCAATGCGGGCGTGACCCTGGCTCTGGCGGGACCGGCCGGCGAGGCCGTTCGGGTGTATCCGGGCGCGGACCGGCCCCTGGTCCGTGAGGCCCTGACGGCCGCGGCGGTGCATGGGGACTCGGGCCTGCCCGCGGAGAATCTGCCGGAACCTCGTTGTCCGGCCGAACCCGAGCACGCCGTTGATTTCATCATCCGGACGGTGCGCGAGCGGCCTGGGCAGGTGACGCTGGTCCCCACCGGCCCCCTCACGAACGTGGCGCTGGCCTTGCGTCTGGCGCCGGAGATAGCGCCGCTGATCCGGGAGATTGTGTGGATGGGCGGCAGTACCGCGCAGGGCAACCGGACCCCCGCCGCTGAATTCAATGCCCTGGCCGACCCGCACGCCGCTCAGGTGGTGTTCGGCAGCGGGGTGCCGCTGCGGATGGTGGGGCTGAACGTCACCCTGCAGTGCATTGCCAGTCCGGACCGGGTGCAGGCGCTGCGGGCGCTGGGAACGCGGGCGGGGGTGGTGTGCGCGGAGCTGCTCACCTTCTACGGCGGTGTGTACCGCCGCCGGTACGGTCTGAACGGGGGCGCCCTGCATGATCCTCTGGCGGTAGCGGCTGCGTTCCGTCCGGAGTTGCTGGAGTGGCAGGGCATGCACGTGGCCGCCGAGCTTCAGGAGGGGCTGAACCTGGGCCGGACGGTCTGCGATCTGTACGGCGTGACCGGTCAGCCGGCGAATGCGCTGGTGGCGGTAGGGGTCCGTGACCCCGAGTTCTTTGCGCTGCTGCTGGAGCGTCTCGCCCGCCTGCCCTGA
- a CDS encoding Mov34/MPN/PAD-1 family protein, whose amino-acid sequence MHPVPLYLPAALHAALWTHVRQDPEREQLGALGGVQRGPAWVVRTLYPLANIAPDPRREYLADPGQLLRALKAMRAEGLNLVGLYHSHPRGPETPSATDLRLAAYPVPYLIADLSRSALRAYLLPGAHEVPVHITDGPA is encoded by the coding sequence ATGCACCCCGTGCCCCTGTACCTGCCCGCCGCGCTGCACGCGGCCCTCTGGACCCACGTGCGGCAGGACCCCGAACGCGAACAGCTGGGAGCGCTCGGCGGCGTGCAGCGCGGCCCCGCATGGGTGGTGCGCACCCTGTACCCGCTGGCCAACATCGCCCCTGACCCCCGCAGGGAGTACCTCGCGGACCCCGGACAGCTGCTGCGCGCCCTGAAAGCCATGCGCGCCGAAGGGCTGAACCTCGTGGGTCTGTACCACAGCCACCCGCGCGGCCCGGAGACCCCCAGCGCCACCGATCTGCGCCTTGCGGCGTACCCGGTGCCGTACCTGATCGCCGACCTCAGCCGTTCTGCCCTGCGCGCCTACCTGCTACCCGGCGCCCACGAGGTGCCCGTGCATATCACTGACGGGCCTGCCTGA
- a CDS encoding FtsK/SpoIIIE family DNA translocase, protein MAKARSRGAAPVSRFDGEALGLVLFALGIFLGVTVFMPPVEAGGDSFMAQARAVLVGWLGWGATLLPVVPVAYGTLVFLGRDVGNLTRRVLGGVAVVLSLLALHEVLEAGQGGTLVGLVMGPLLRAVSYAAALLPLLTLTLGTEVMLRLSPLSLLKGFFRALSMMLGGGAAQVQGVIEARQEGREAARARVGARQGLATLARDVEGLRRLYPDAPELHDLHEELRDAQRDVRTLDEAGLKNLDRDLAGWREVVKTFVGNAARDLRAAVETEAPEAGALVEATANEVRAGRHDLSPELPSTMASASLERLRRTLVLEAQRLAQRAGRLERERKAAEKGLAKADAAALSREWPAHRARVKEWQELAAEFTAWRARAAAYAGWPELAAAFDRAPTDVAESLAEALGTDPDAVLADPSGWRAQLARAQEEARRRAEAITPAAHVEAGVPTLDFDFTGLTSTSADTGVTTSPPLWTPPARAVGAVPEMAESTAVTLPPVPPVAGGLSPAPRTSPEEPQEQPAEPLLWNAAPGPAVVSVSATPVSLPPAAQRPAPVLAPEVRPDPELGGVDPFSGWDDDDLPFGPSGGGSGTPVVTAPSVVAAPWETSVPERRPVPASTPAAPLPLFTGEPTTRPAQGALPLAKPDESLLDPLPGAALNTEALDISARQRAGLIDETLRHFNLQARVVDYARGPTVTRYEIEPAPGEKISRIAGLANDLARALAVGGVRVEAPVPGKSVIGLEVPNAEREPITFHQAAAAPSFKNTRAKLPVILGKSIDGEMMVGDLAKMPHLLVAGSTGSGKSVCVNTLITSLLFKYLPTELRFLMIDPKMVELTPYDGIPHLVRAVVTNPVDAAGVLLGAVAHMERRYKMMSQVGAKNLEQYNAKMRQVGETELPHLVIIIDELADLMITSPKEVESAIMRLAQMARATGMHLVLATQRPSVDILTSLIKVNVPARIAFAVSSSHDSRTILDALGAERLTGMGDMLYYQPGLVKPVRLQGPYISEVESARIADELRRQVFEDAFVEAYGSDFEGGVEASGPSGDRTNMDFSDPLLRQAAQICIEEGQGSVSRLQRRLSVGHARAGKLMDMLEAMGVVSKHQGSKPREVLVSEAELPDYFGK, encoded by the coding sequence ATGGCGAAGGCTCGTTCAAGGGGTGCAGCTCCGGTCAGCCGGTTCGACGGAGAGGCCCTGGGCCTGGTGCTGTTCGCGCTGGGGATTTTTCTGGGGGTGACGGTGTTCATGCCGCCGGTTGAGGCGGGCGGGGACTCGTTCATGGCGCAGGCGCGTGCGGTGCTGGTGGGCTGGCTGGGCTGGGGTGCGACGCTGCTGCCGGTGGTGCCGGTGGCGTACGGCACGCTGGTGTTCCTGGGGCGTGACGTGGGGAACCTGACGCGGCGGGTGCTGGGGGGCGTGGCGGTGGTGCTGTCGCTGCTGGCCCTTCATGAGGTGCTGGAGGCCGGTCAGGGCGGCACGCTGGTCGGTCTTGTGATGGGGCCGCTGCTGAGGGCCGTGAGTTATGCCGCGGCGCTGCTGCCGCTCCTGACCCTGACGCTGGGCACCGAGGTGATGCTGCGCCTGTCGCCGCTGTCCCTGCTCAAGGGGTTCTTCCGGGCCCTGAGCATGATGCTGGGCGGCGGAGCGGCGCAGGTGCAGGGTGTGATCGAGGCGCGGCAGGAGGGCCGGGAGGCGGCGCGCGCGCGCGTGGGGGCCCGGCAGGGCCTGGCAACGCTGGCCCGGGACGTGGAGGGCCTGCGCCGCCTGTACCCGGACGCGCCGGAACTGCACGATCTGCACGAGGAGCTGCGGGATGCGCAGCGGGACGTGCGGACCCTGGATGAGGCGGGACTGAAGAACCTGGACCGGGACCTGGCCGGCTGGCGTGAAGTGGTGAAGACGTTTGTAGGGAACGCCGCGCGGGATCTGCGGGCGGCCGTGGAGACCGAGGCCCCCGAGGCTGGGGCGCTGGTGGAGGCCACGGCGAACGAAGTGCGGGCCGGGCGGCACGACCTGAGTCCCGAACTGCCGAGCACCATGGCGAGCGCCTCCCTGGAACGGTTGAGGCGAACGCTGGTGCTGGAAGCCCAGCGGCTCGCGCAGCGCGCCGGGCGCCTGGAGCGGGAGCGCAAGGCGGCCGAAAAGGGCCTGGCGAAGGCCGACGCGGCGGCCCTAAGCCGGGAATGGCCGGCACACCGCGCCCGCGTGAAGGAATGGCAGGAGCTGGCCGCGGAATTCACAGCCTGGCGGGCGCGGGCTGCTGCGTACGCGGGATGGCCGGAACTGGCCGCGGCGTTCGACCGTGCCCCCACAGACGTGGCCGAATCTCTTGCCGAGGCCCTGGGAACCGACCCGGACGCGGTGCTGGCCGACCCGTCCGGGTGGCGGGCGCAGCTGGCCCGCGCGCAGGAGGAGGCGCGCCGGCGCGCGGAGGCGATTACGCCCGCCGCGCACGTCGAGGCGGGCGTGCCCACGCTGGATTTCGATTTCACCGGCCTGACGTCAACGTCGGCTGACACCGGGGTGACGACCTCCCCGCCGCTGTGGACACCGCCTGCCCGCGCCGTGGGGGCTGTGCCAGAGATGGCCGAGTCCACGGCGGTGACCCTCCCGCCGGTTCCCCCGGTGGCAGGGGGCCTCTCCCCTGCTCCCCGAACCTCCCCTGAAGAGCCGCAGGAGCAACCAGCTGAACCGCTCCTGTGGAACGCTGCGCCGGGCCCGGCCGTGGTCTCGGTGAGCGCCACGCCTGTCAGCCTGCCGCCGGCGGCGCAGCGGCCCGCGCCGGTGCTGGCCCCGGAGGTGCGGCCCGACCCGGAGCTGGGGGGGGTTGACCCGTTCAGCGGCTGGGACGATGACGACCTGCCTTTCGGTCCCTCCGGCGGGGGCAGCGGCACGCCGGTGGTGACGGCCCCGTCGGTGGTTGCTGCGCCCTGGGAAACGTCGGTGCCGGAACGCCGCCCGGTGCCGGCCAGCACGCCTGCCGCGCCGCTGCCCCTGTTCACGGGCGAGCCCACCACCCGACCGGCCCAGGGCGCATTGCCCCTGGCGAAGCCGGACGAATCGCTGCTGGACCCTCTTCCGGGAGCGGCCCTCAATACAGAGGCGCTGGATATTTCGGCGCGGCAGCGGGCCGGGCTGATTGATGAGACGCTGCGGCACTTCAACCTTCAGGCCCGGGTGGTGGATTACGCGCGTGGACCAACAGTGACCCGGTATGAGATCGAGCCTGCACCCGGGGAGAAAATCAGCCGTATTGCGGGGCTGGCGAATGACCTGGCCCGCGCACTGGCGGTGGGCGGCGTGCGTGTCGAGGCGCCGGTGCCGGGCAAGAGCGTGATTGGCCTGGAGGTGCCGAACGCTGAGAGGGAGCCGATCACGTTCCATCAGGCGGCGGCCGCCCCGAGCTTCAAGAACACCCGCGCGAAACTCCCGGTGATTCTCGGCAAGAGCATTGACGGGGAGATGATGGTGGGGGACCTGGCGAAGATGCCCCACCTGCTGGTGGCGGGCAGCACCGGCAGCGGGAAGTCGGTGTGCGTGAACACGCTGATCACGAGCCTGCTGTTCAAGTACCTGCCCACGGAGCTGCGGTTCCTGATGATCGACCCGAAAATGGTGGAGCTGACGCCGTACGACGGCATTCCGCATCTGGTGCGGGCCGTTGTCACGAACCCGGTGGATGCGGCGGGGGTTCTGCTGGGCGCCGTGGCCCACATGGAACGGCGTTACAAGATGATGTCCCAGGTGGGGGCGAAGAACCTGGAGCAGTACAACGCGAAGATGCGTCAGGTAGGTGAGACGGAGCTGCCACACCTGGTGATCATCATCGACGAGCTTGCCGACCTGATGATCACGTCGCCCAAGGAGGTCGAGTCCGCCATCATGCGCCTGGCGCAGATGGCCCGGGCGACGGGCATGCATCTGGTGCTGGCGACGCAGCGGCCCAGTGTGGATATCCTCACCAGCCTGATCAAGGTGAACGTTCCGGCCAGAATTGCGTTTGCGGTGAGCAGCAGCCATGACAGCCGCACGATCCTGGACGCTCTGGGTGCCGAGCGCCTGACCGGGATGGGTGACATGCTGTACTACCAGCCTGGGCTGGTGAAGCCGGTGCGTCTGCAGGGCCCTTACATCAGTGAGGTGGAGTCCGCGCGGATTGCGGATGAGCTGCGCCGACAGGTTTTTGAGGATGCATTCGTTGAAGCGTACGGCTCGGACTTTGAGGGTGGTGTGGAGGCCAGTGGCCCCAGCGGTGACCGGACCAACATGGATTTCAGTGATCCGCTGCTGCGTCAGGCGGCACAGATCTGTATTGAGGAGGGTCAGGGCAGCGTGTCGCGGCTGCAACGGCGCCTTTCTGTCGGTCATGCGCGCGCCGGCAAGTTGATGGACATGCTGGAAGCGATGGGGGTGGTCAGTAAGCATCAGGGCAGCAAACCACGTGAGGTTCTAGTCAGCGAGGCAGAACTTCCGGACTATTTTGGAAAGTAA
- a CDS encoding fasciclin domain-containing protein, protein MKKQTSFITLSLMLVTPAMAGGAGGPAMTAPAAACKSIAQIVMSDPNFSTLATAVEAAGLSQTLMGGNYTVFAPSNAAFAKLPSDTLAAALNDPALLRALLTYHVVPGKVSAKQVMTLSTARTVQGGSLLISASGGKVMVDNATVTRTDIAACNGIIHVIDTVLMPAMAAAPAQPAATVTAPAPAPTATAPATTTAPAATDIMAIPALPVGVTTAPATTTTTTETTTTTDTTVTTDTTTETTATADTTADMTEGTTLYDVIGTDERFSTLRDLLSDAELTEVLISNDYTIFAPTNEAFEALDPDTLALIASNPDTLKAVLLYHVVSGKVTGEQLGQATQLRSEQGASLNFKLDGTTQMVNEATVTVTPVEASNGYIYAVDQVLLPPDLVLPTAPADTTGTSTTDTTTATTTTTTATTTTTTATTTVTLASAQSGATLMEVLSQPQFSTLLSLVQKANLMGALTAGDVTLFAPTNDAFAKLPQTTLDALMASPDQLKQVLLFHVVTGRVVDAGLNVAQLRSMEGSSIDLTTNGSTYRVGVLKAGAITGGTINTRADAGNSVVYPIDTVLLPPTLK, encoded by the coding sequence ATGAAAAAGCAGACCAGCTTTATCACGCTCAGCCTGATGCTCGTGACGCCGGCCATGGCCGGCGGTGCCGGCGGACCCGCCATGACCGCCCCCGCCGCCGCGTGCAAAAGCATCGCCCAGATCGTCATGAGCGACCCGAACTTCAGCACGCTGGCGACTGCCGTGGAGGCCGCTGGCCTGTCCCAGACCCTCATGGGCGGCAACTACACGGTCTTTGCACCCTCCAACGCCGCCTTTGCCAAGCTGCCCAGTGACACGCTGGCCGCTGCCCTGAACGACCCGGCCCTGCTGCGCGCCCTGCTCACCTACCATGTGGTGCCGGGCAAGGTCTCAGCGAAACAGGTGATGACCCTCTCCACTGCCCGGACCGTGCAGGGCGGCAGCCTGCTGATCAGCGCGTCGGGCGGCAAGGTCATGGTAGACAACGCCACCGTGACCCGCACGGACATCGCTGCCTGCAACGGCATCATTCACGTGATCGATACGGTGCTGATGCCCGCGATGGCCGCGGCCCCCGCCCAGCCGGCCGCCACGGTCACTGCGCCCGCACCGGCCCCCACGGCCACCGCGCCCGCCACCACCACGGCGCCCGCGGCCACCGACATCATGGCCATCCCGGCGCTGCCCGTGGGCGTGACCACCGCACCCGCGACGACCACGACCACCACGGAGACAACGACCACCACCGACACGACGGTCACCACCGACACCACCACGGAGACGACGGCCACTGCCGATACCACCGCGGATATGACCGAAGGCACCACCCTGTATGACGTGATCGGCACCGACGAGCGTTTCAGCACGCTGCGCGACCTGCTCAGCGACGCCGAACTGACCGAAGTGCTCATCAGCAACGACTACACCATCTTCGCGCCCACCAACGAAGCCTTTGAAGCGCTGGATCCCGATACGCTCGCGCTGATCGCCAGCAACCCCGATACCCTCAAGGCCGTCCTGCTGTATCACGTGGTGTCCGGCAAGGTCACCGGCGAGCAGCTGGGGCAAGCCACGCAGCTGCGCAGTGAGCAGGGCGCCAGCCTGAACTTCAAGCTGGACGGCACCACCCAGATGGTCAATGAGGCCACCGTGACCGTCACGCCGGTCGAAGCCAGCAACGGTTACATCTACGCGGTAGACCAGGTGCTGCTGCCCCCTGACCTGGTGCTGCCCACGGCGCCCGCCGACACGACCGGGACGTCAACGACCGATACGACAACGGCGACCACGACCACCACAACCGCGACCACCACGACCACCACGGCAACCACGACTGTGACCCTGGCGAGCGCACAGTCCGGCGCAACGCTGATGGAAGTGCTCAGCCAGCCTCAGTTCAGCACGCTGCTGAGCCTGGTGCAGAAAGCCAACCTGATGGGCGCCCTGACTGCAGGTGACGTGACCCTCTTTGCGCCCACGAATGACGCCTTTGCGAAGCTGCCGCAGACGACCCTGGACGCACTGATGGCCAGCCCGGATCAGCTCAAGCAGGTGCTGCTGTTCCACGTGGTCACGGGCCGCGTGGTCGATGCTGGCCTGAACGTCGCTCAGCTGCGGTCCATGGAAGGCAGCAGCATTGACCTGACCACGAATGGCAGCACCTACCGCGTGGGCGTCCTGAAGGCTGGTGCCATCACCGGCGGCACGATCAATACCCGCGCCGATGCCGGCAACAGCGTCGTTTACCCGATCGATACGGTGCTTCTGCCCCCCACCCTGAAGTAA
- a CDS encoding metallophosphoesterase family protein, which yields MRLAVLADIHGNADALRAVLRDARNQGAERLIVNGDVVNRGPDSVEVLRTLLERTDVTFTLGNHDDLLRLWHTRSANLPADWFTDPFWGATAWSAEQLDHAGLLHVPASWPMFLDLHQAGLSAVQMAHGTRDHYRESLSDRSAPDRIAALAHRPGEAPYGVLIGSHIHRPVHATLNGVLILNTGAVGAPATGDPRAQYLLLTATPQGWEATLRAVPYDRRGVLRRFETSGLMRTGLSAHIFRDEVVTARSLYTPYWAWTERAGLPRTHATWAQFLRQHPDLEPV from the coding sequence ATGAGGCTGGCAGTCCTGGCAGATATCCACGGCAATGCCGACGCGCTCCGGGCGGTCCTGCGCGACGCCCGGAACCAGGGGGCTGAGCGGCTGATCGTCAACGGCGACGTCGTGAACCGGGGTCCCGACTCGGTCGAAGTGCTGCGCACGCTGCTCGAACGGACCGATGTCACCTTCACCCTCGGCAACCACGATGATCTCCTGCGCCTCTGGCACACCCGCAGCGCTAACCTCCCCGCGGACTGGTTCACGGACCCATTCTGGGGCGCGACAGCCTGGAGCGCCGAACAGCTCGACCACGCCGGGCTGCTGCATGTGCCCGCCAGCTGGCCGATGTTCCTCGACCTGCACCAAGCTGGCCTGAGTGCCGTGCAGATGGCGCATGGCACCCGCGACCACTACCGGGAAAGCCTCAGTGACCGCAGCGCGCCGGACCGGATTGCGGCGCTTGCCCATCGCCCGGGTGAGGCGCCGTATGGGGTCCTGATCGGTTCGCACATTCACCGGCCGGTTCACGCTACCCTGAACGGCGTCCTGATTCTCAATACGGGTGCAGTTGGCGCGCCCGCCACAGGCGACCCGCGCGCACAATACCTGCTGCTCACCGCCACCCCCCAGGGGTGGGAGGCCACATTGCGGGCGGTGCCTTACGACCGCCGGGGCGTCCTGCGGCGCTTCGAGACGAGCGGGCTGATGCGCACCGGCCTCAGTGCACACATCTTCCGTGATGAGGTGGTCACGGCCCGCAGCCTCTACACCCCCTACTGGGCCTGGACAGAACGTGCCGGTCTGCCCCGCACGCACGCCACGTGGGCACAGTTCCTTCGCCAGCATCCGGACCTCGAACCCGTCTGA
- a CDS encoding ABC transporter permease, whose translation MPADARRGLRRALVWEITVRDLLSTLRDRRTLNATILMPLILIPLFTLGLPLMMGSLIGGQQQTRQQLGISGELPGGLRAALERDETLPDGTVVRAGVDLVPVTDPLQAVQSGSVDAAVQASSPLPERAGDGTGTLNIYAKLGNLRAQTGAYSKVQDVLEAYNRQLTVQRLTSLGLSESTLTPVTLRPVDASSTQEQRSGQLAFLIPMLMMQFILAGAMATALDATAGEKERGTLESLLVSPVRRAEVVAGKLLATTLTALTSAAFSVAGFLLSGLAMRALQDRQPEASAAFTQGIGGQLSLSPSALLSLLGTAASTAVLISALLITVGIYARSFKEAQTYVAPITMLIVIPAVMLQFADFLHSGPGLYAVPLIGGMVSILDTVRGALNPGHAALAFAVNLLAALTLCALALRSFSREEVIFRN comes from the coding sequence ATGCCGGCTGACGCGCGCCGCGGCCTGCGCCGCGCCCTGGTGTGGGAAATCACCGTCCGCGACCTCCTGTCGACCCTGCGGGACCGGCGCACCCTGAACGCCACCATCCTCATGCCGCTGATCCTGATCCCGCTGTTCACGCTGGGCCTCCCACTGATGATGGGTAGCCTGATCGGCGGACAGCAGCAGACCCGGCAGCAGCTGGGCATCAGCGGCGAACTCCCCGGCGGGTTGCGTGCCGCGCTGGAACGCGACGAAACCCTCCCGGACGGCACGGTCGTCCGCGCCGGCGTGGATCTCGTGCCCGTCACCGACCCGCTCCAGGCGGTGCAGAGCGGCAGCGTGGACGCCGCCGTCCAGGCTTCCTCACCACTGCCCGAGCGGGCCGGTGACGGCACGGGAACGCTGAACATCTACGCCAAACTGGGCAACCTGCGCGCGCAGACTGGCGCGTACAGCAAAGTGCAGGACGTCCTTGAAGCCTACAACCGGCAGTTGACCGTACAGCGCCTCACCAGCCTTGGCCTCAGCGAGTCCACGCTCACGCCGGTCACCCTGCGCCCCGTGGACGCCAGCAGCACCCAGGAGCAACGCAGTGGCCAGCTGGCCTTCCTGATTCCCATGCTGATGATGCAGTTCATCCTCGCGGGCGCCATGGCCACTGCCCTGGACGCCACAGCAGGAGAGAAGGAACGCGGCACGCTTGAAAGCCTGCTCGTCTCGCCGGTCCGCCGCGCCGAGGTTGTCGCCGGCAAGCTGCTCGCCACGACCCTGACGGCCCTCACCAGCGCCGCTTTCAGTGTGGCCGGGTTCCTCCTCAGCGGCCTGGCCATGCGCGCCCTCCAGGACCGGCAGCCGGAAGCCAGCGCCGCCTTCACGCAGGGCATCGGCGGGCAGCTGAGCCTCAGCCCGTCTGCCCTGCTGTCCCTGCTCGGCACCGCCGCCTCCACGGCGGTCCTGATCAGCGCCCTGCTGATCACTGTGGGCATCTACGCCCGGTCCTTCAAGGAAGCCCAGACCTACGTGGCGCCCATCACCATGCTGATCGTCATTCCCGCAGTGATGCTGCAGTTCGCGGACTTCCTGCACAGTGGACCCGGCCTGTACGCCGTTCCTCTGATTGGCGGGATGGTCAGTATCCTGGACACGGTGCGCGGCGCGTTGAACCCTGGGCACGCCGCCCTGGCGTTCGCCGTGAATCTTCTTGCCGCGCTAACCCTGTGTGCCCTGGCCCTGCGGTCCTTCAGCCGGGAGGAGGTCATCTTCCGGAACTGA
- a CDS encoding ABC transporter ATP-binding protein, with amino-acid sequence MLDIHTLTKTYGTYPALRQVTFSAREGEVFGLLGPNGAGKTTLLRILATLLRPDSGTATVAGHDIHSDPEGVRRVVGVVNGGMGLPARLTGREVLRSFAALYGLSRAQADARIDELDRRLDLGRTLDARAGEYSTGMKQKVVIARAVIHDPPILILDEAASGLDIFARRTLLDFVHATRAPGRLTVYSTHVMSEVEEVCDRVAILHEGRLLTVSSIPDILQRTAQTTLEGAFFHLIQAEVPHAG; translated from the coding sequence ATGCTCGACATTCACACCCTGACCAAAACCTACGGGACCTATCCCGCCCTCCGGCAGGTCACCTTCAGCGCCCGCGAAGGCGAGGTGTTCGGCCTGCTCGGCCCCAACGGCGCCGGAAAAACCACCCTGCTGCGCATCCTCGCCACGCTCCTCCGGCCCGACAGCGGCACGGCCACCGTCGCCGGACATGACATTCACAGCGATCCTGAAGGCGTCCGGCGTGTCGTGGGCGTCGTGAACGGCGGCATGGGCCTTCCTGCACGCCTGACCGGCCGGGAGGTGCTGCGCTCCTTTGCCGCCCTGTACGGCCTGAGCCGCGCCCAGGCGGACGCCCGCATCGACGAACTCGACCGCCGCCTGGACCTGGGCCGCACCCTCGACGCCCGCGCGGGCGAGTACTCCACCGGGATGAAACAGAAAGTGGTGATTGCCCGCGCCGTCATCCATGACCCGCCCATCCTGATTCTCGACGAAGCGGCCAGCGGCCTGGACATCTTCGCGCGGCGCACCCTGCTGGACTTTGTCCACGCCACCCGCGCGCCTGGACGTCTGACCGTCTACTCCACGCACGTCATGAGTGAGGTCGAGGAAGTCTGCGACCGCGTCGCCATCCTACATGAGGGTCGCCTCCTCACGGTCAGTTCCATTCCTGACATCCTGCAGCGCACCGCGCAGACCACCCTGGAAGGCGCCTTTTTCCACCTCATACAGGCCGAGGTGCCACATGCCGGCTGA
- a CDS encoding transcriptional regulator, with product MFNPPTLEDLQETRRANEKLVLKALESKPEWVETELAKTTGLALSHLRAALASLLDQGRVRRLPGTGTRAVYGLADPGLADVPATALTSDAKKVRDYLEGRADSALYMSDQLRMTREDVMAALSLLNAHGMITCTFVGSLVIFRLKETQALGQESAAPEKTGRKKNVA from the coding sequence ATGTTTAACCCCCCCACCCTCGAAGATCTGCAGGAAACCCGGCGCGCCAACGAGAAGCTTGTTCTCAAGGCGCTGGAAAGCAAACCCGAATGGGTTGAAACCGAACTTGCCAAGACCACCGGTCTGGCGCTGTCCCACCTGCGCGCCGCGCTTGCCAGCCTGCTCGATCAGGGCCGCGTGCGCCGTCTGCCCGGCACCGGGACGCGCGCCGTGTACGGCCTCGCTGATCCCGGCCTGGCCGACGTGCCTGCCACGGCCCTGACCAGCGACGCGAAGAAGGTCCGCGATTATCTCGAAGGGCGCGCTGACTCCGCGCTGTACATGAGTGATCAGCTCCGCATGACCCGCGAGGACGTCATGGCCGCCCTGAGCCTCCTCAACGCGCACGGCATGATCACCTGCACCTTCGTGGGCAGCCTCGTGATCTTCCGCCTGAAAGAAACCCAGGCGCTGGGTCAGGAAAGCGCCGCACCCGAAAAGACCGGGCGCAAGAAAAACGTCGCCTGA